CCGATTGAGTCAAGGATCTTTATTTCATCCGGGGTAAGTTCCGCAGTTTCGCCAACGAGCTTGCTCATCTTGCTGACAAGCAGGTCTTCTCTCAGGTCATTTTCAAACGCCTGCGTGGTGAGCCGGTTCAGCCTTAAGGCCCTTGAGTATATTTCCGGGTCGAATACGCCGTCTCTCTGAAAATACGGAATATTGACTATGGCGTCCTGCAGGTCTTTTTCAGGTATCGTTATGCCGGCCTTTTGAGCGGCAATCGTGAGGACCGCCCTGTCGATCAGCATGTTGAGCACCTGTTCCTGCAGTTGCTGTTTTTTGGGTTCTTCATTCGGATTTACGTCTTTGCGGCGCTTGAGTTCATTTTCATATGCGCGCCAGTATTTCTCCGTGGAGATCTTTTCGTCCTCAACCTGCGCCACGACTGTTGACTGGTTCCTGTCTTTGGGCCCGATGCCCCAGAATATGAAAGTGATTATTATTATCACCGTGACCCCGGCGAGAAGAAAAACAGAGAAGAATTTATGACTCATTATTTTAAGCATAAGATAATATATCCCAAAGGGCGTCTAAAGGGCAAGAGACCCGCCCTTATTTTCCGTAAACCTCCGCGAGAATTTTCCCCGCGCCTTTTAAAAGCAGCACCTCAGCGAGTTTTGTGCCGAGTGTCTCAGCGTCCTCCGGCTTACCGGTCTTTGACGCCCTGATCAATGTCTTTCCATCCAGGCTCCCTACAAGACCTTTGATTACAAGCTTCTGACTTCTGACTTCTGTCTTCTGTTTTCTGTCTTCTGTCTTCTGACTTATCAGCTGCGCGTATGCGCCTATCGGCACCTGGCAGCCGCCTTCAAGTTTTTTCAGGAAGGAGCGTTCCGCCCTCACGCAGACCGAGGTTGCCTTGTGGTTAAGCTTCTTTAAAAGTTTATTTATAAATTCATCATCCATCCTGCATTCAATTCCCACAGCGCCCTGTCCGATCGCCGGCAGGCTGAGTTCAGGCTCAAGGACCTGGGTGATCCTTTCTTTCCAGCCAAGCCTCTTCACGCCTGCGACAGCAAGGATGATCGCGTCGAACTGTCCCTCATCAAGCTTTCTCAATCTTGTGTCGAGATTTCCGCGGAGATGTGTGATCTTCAGGTCAGGCCGCTTGTTCAGTAACTGGCATATTCTCCTCAAGCTGCTTGTGCCGACATGAGCGCCTTTCGGCAAATCTTTGAAGCTTTTTATTGTCTGTGTTCTGTCATCTGTCATCTGTCTTCTGGCTATAAATGCGTCCCTCGGATCTTCCCTCTTGCAGATAACGGCAAGATGCAGGCCCTCAGGCAGGTCCGTCGGAACGTCCTTCATACTGTGGACTGCGAGGTCCGCCTTTTTCTTCAGGAGCGCCTCTTCGATCTCTTTTACGAAGAGCCCCTTGCCTCCCACCTGGGCCAGAGGGACGTCAA
This window of the Nitrospirota bacterium genome carries:
- a CDS encoding SurA N-terminal domain-containing protein, with protein sequence MLKIMSHKFFSVFLLAGVTVIIIITFIFWGIGPKDRNQSTVVAQVEDEKISTEKYWRAYENELKRRKDVNPNEEPKKQQLQEQVLNMLIDRAVLTIAAQKAGITIPEKDLQDAIVNIPYFQRDGVFDPEIYSRALRLNRLTTQAFENDLREDLLVSKMSKLVGETAELTPDEIKILDSIGTGNQEQLLQIFRSNKSNQIINAYIESVKRQLKITVNKDIIS
- the hemC gene encoding hydroxymethylbilane synthase, whose product is MKKKVIIATRGSKLALWQAEWVKAQIEKVSPDTEVELKKIKTTGDMILDVPLAQVGGKGLFVKEIEEALLKKKADLAVHSMKDVPTDLPEGLHLAVICKREDPRDAFIARRQMTDDRTQTIKSFKDLPKGAHVGTSSLRRICQLLNKRPDLKITHLRGNLDTRLRKLDEGQFDAIILAVAGVKRLGWKERITQVLEPELSLPAIGQGAVGIECRMDDEFINKLLKKLNHKATSVCVRAERSFLKKLEGGCQVPIGAYAQLISQKTEDRKQKTEVRSQKLVIKGLVGSLDGKTLIRASKTGKPEDAETLGTKLAEVLLLKGAGKILAEVYGK